From Qipengyuania psychrotolerans:
CGGCGGGCACGGTACAAGCCTTTCTGCATATGATCCGCAAACTGGAAACTGGCACCAGCTCTGGGTCGGCGCACAGCCGGGCCGCGTTTTCTTTGATGGAGGACCGCACGAGGGCAAGATGGTACTCACCGGATATTGGGGGAAAGATGCGCAGGGCAACGCACAGCTTGTGCGCATGACCTACTCGGTGCAAAGCGACGGTTCTGTCCGTCAGCACGGGCAATCCAGCATTGATCACGGTCTAAGCTGGAGCGACAGTTTCGATCTCATCTACCGCCGCAAGGACGCATCTGAATGACCACAATTGCCGATTTCACCGTAGCCAATAACAAGGGCCAGGAAGTCGACTTGTCCGATAAGCTCGGCAAGGTCCTGCTCGTGGTGAACACGGCAAGCAAATGCGGCTTCACGCCGCAGTATGATGGTCTGGAAAAGCTGTTCCAAAAGTACAATGACAAGGGCTTTGAGGTCCTCGCATTTCCCTGCAACCAGTTTGGGGGCCAGGAACCCGGTGATGCTGACGAGATCGAGCAGTTCTGCAAAGTGAACTTCGGCCTGACCTTCCCGCTAATGGGCAAGGTGGACGTAAACGGCGATCACGCCAGTCCGCTGTTTGACTGGATGAAGGCGGAGGCACCCGGTCTGATGGGATCGAAATCGATCAAGTGGAACTTCACCAAGTTCCTGATCGACCGCGAAGGCAATGTGGTGAAGCGTTACGGCTCGGCCGATGCGCCCAAGACTATTGCCAAGGATATCGAGAAGCTCCTGTAACCTGGCGCAGGTTGCCGACGAAGGTCATCCCATGATTGCAGACATCAACCAGTGGTTCCTTTCGCTTGGCGCGGAATACGGGGTCAATCCATATATATTCGGCGGCATCTATGTCGGTGCGATACCGTTCTTCCTTGCCTCCATTGCGTGGCTGGTGAAGCGCGCGAGGGCAGGCCGTTCAACTGTCGTTCCAACTCTGTGCGCCGGGTTCTGCTTCGTATCGGCTTACATCTATCTCGCAATCGCTGGACGGAATATTCCGGCTTGGGTGTGGATCTTCCTTGCCGCGCTGATCGTCTACGGGGCCTGGTCCACAATCCGCGATACGCGCCGCAAGATCGCCGCACCTGACGAAGACTGATTTTCTTCTCCATCTGTGGAGAATAAGCATGGCTGACGGCTTCCCGAGCGGGGTGTAAATTCCTACTCTAGCGTGATGCCATATAAGCCCTTCGTTCCGCTGCGTGTCCTGTCTGCCTATTCGATGCTCGAAGGTGCCATCGATCCCAAGGCAATGGCCAAGCTGGCGAAGGAGCGGGGCTTTCCGGCCATAGCAATCGCTGACCGCAACGGCCTTTATGGCGCGGTCATGTTCGCCAATGCATGCAAGGCGGAAGGCATTCAGCCTTTGACCGGTACGCTGCTGGGCATTGCGCGCGACGAAGAAGGGCGCATCGTCGATTACCTGCCGCTCTATGCCCAGGATGAGCAGGGATATGACAATCTGTGCCACCTGGTCAGCCGCGCGCATCTCGATCGGCCGCTCGAATTCGAACCGCACATTCGTCTGGAAGACCTCGAAGGGCGAACCGGGGGATTGATCGCCCTGACAGGCGCAAGCGAAGGCGGGGTGACCCGGTTGCTGGCCGAAGGACAGGTGACCCACGCTGTTGCCATGTTGGACAAGCTGCAGGCCTTGTTCCCTGGGCGCCTCTACATCGAGCTTGCGCGGCGCGGGAACGAGATTGAGGAAGGTGCCGAAGAAGCTCTCATCGATCTTGCCTACGATCGGGACCTTCCGCTGGTCGCGACCAATCCGGCCAACTATGCCGAGCCGCATATGCACAAGGCCCATGATGCCATGCTGTGCATCGCCAACTCGACCCACGTCGATGCCGATGAGCGGCCACGCTCCAATTCCGAGAGCTACGTCAAGACCGCTCACATGATGGAGGAGGCTTTTGCCGACCTCCCCGAAGCGACTGCCAATTCTCTCGTTATCGCCCAGCGCTGTGCATATGCGCCGCCCTATCGCGATCCGATCCTGCCCAGCTTGGCGGGCGACGTGGAAGGCGAAGCGCGGATGCTGGAAGCCGATGCGCGCAAGGGTCTGTCCGCGCGGCTGGAGCCATATGGCGAAATGTCGGCCGAAGATCGCAAGGCCTATTTCGATCGGTTGGAATACGAAGTCGGCATCATCAACCAGATGGGCTTCCCCGGCTACTTCCTGATCGTTGCCGATTTCATCAAATGGGCCAAGGACCATGATATTCCCGTGGGCCCGGGCCGTGGCTCGGGTGCGGGCAGCGTGGTCGCGTGGGCGCTTACGATTACCGATCTCGATCCGCTGAAGTTAGGTTTGCTGTTCGAGCGTTTCCTCAATCCGGAACGTGTGTCGATGCCTGACTTCGATATCGATTTCTGTGAAACGCGCCGCGGCGAGGTGATCCGGTATGTGCAACAGAAGTACGGACACGATCACGTCGCCCAGATCATTACATTCGGTAAGCTGAAAGCCCGCGCGGTGCTCCGCGATACCGGACGTATCCTGCAGATGAGCTACGGGCACGTGGACCGGATATGCAAGATGGTGCCGAACCATCCGACCGACCCGTGGACACTGCCAAGGTCGCTCAACGGTTCTGCCGAATTCAAGGCCGAATACGACAGCGATGCGGAGGTCAAACGCCTCATCGATCTGGCAATGCAGTTGGAAGGCTTCCCTCGCAACAGCTCTACGCACGCCGCCGGCGTCGTTATCGGTGACCGCCCGCTGGCCCAGCTTGTCCCGCTTTACCGCGATCCGCGTTCCGATATGCCCGTGACGCAGTACGACATGAAGAATGTCGAAAGCAGCGGCCTGGTGAAGTTCGACTTCCTCGGCCTCAAGACGCTTTCGGTTCTCAAAAAGGCGACCGACCTGCTCAAGCAGCGCGAGATCGAAATTGATCTGTCGCTGCTCGAGCTGGATGATCCGTCCGTCTACGAGCTGATGAAATCCGGCAATACCGTGGGTGTGTTTCAGCTGGAATCCGAAGGTATGCGGCGCACGCTGACCGCCGTGAAGCCGACGAATTTCGGTGACATTATCGCGCTTGTTTCGCTCTACCGTCCCGGCCCGATGGACAACATCCCCCTGTTCGGAAAGCGTAAGGCGGGTGAGGTCCCGATCGAATATCCGCACGAGAAGCTCGAGGGCATCCTGGCGGAAACCTACGGGATTTTCGTCTACCAGGAACAGGTCATGCAGGCAGCCCAGATCCTGGCCGGCTACTCGCTTGGCGACGCAGACTTGCTGCGCCGTGCGATGGGTAAGAAAGTGCAGGCGGAAATGGACGTGCAGCGCGAACGTTTCGTGATCGGCTGCAAGGAGGTCTCCGGGATCGAGAAAGCAAAGGCCAACGAACTGTTCGATTTGATCGACAAGTTCGCAGGCTACGGCTTCAACAAATCACACGCGGCCGCTTACGCACTTCTGGCGTATCAAACTGCTTGGATGAAGGCGCATTACCCGGAAGAATTCTACGCTGCATCCATGTGCTTCGATATGCACCAATCGGAAAAACTCACGATCTTCGTCGACGACGCGCGCCGTCAGGGAGTGGCGGTGCACCCTCCGTGTCTCAATAATTCCGAGGCGGAATTCTCGGTCGAACAGACCGATACCGGATATGCCGTTCGCTATGCACTGGCCGGAATTCGCAACGTCGGTGAGAAGGCGATGGAATCGCTGGTCGAGGAACGCGAGGTGTCGGGCAAATTCGAAAGCCTTCAGGACCTTTTCGAGCGCATACCCAAGGGCGCGCTGAATTCGCGCCAACTCGAAGCTTTGGCAAGCGCGGGCGCCCTCGATGCGCTCGAACCCAACCGTGCCAAAGTGTTCGCAAACGCCGACCTGCTGCTGGCAGTGGCCGATGCCGCTGAACGGGAACGGTCGAGCGGGCAGGCGGGTCTGTTCGGCGGGGAAGAAGAGCAGGGCGAGACCCTGCGTCTGAAAGAAGTCGAAGATTGGCCGCGCGCAGAACGTATGGCCCGCGAGCGAGAGAATTTCGGGTTCTATTTCTCGGCTCATCCAGTTGCGGCATGGAAGGAAGTCGCTTCTGCCAATGGCGCACGCACCTATGCTTCGCTCATGTCGGGCGGCGCACCCACAGGCGGCCGGTCGAACGCGGTCATGGCCGCCATGGTGGAGAAGGTGAACAAGGGTACGACGAGGCGGGGCAAACCATTTGT
This genomic window contains:
- a CDS encoding glutathione peroxidase → MTTIADFTVANNKGQEVDLSDKLGKVLLVVNTASKCGFTPQYDGLEKLFQKYNDKGFEVLAFPCNQFGGQEPGDADEIEQFCKVNFGLTFPLMGKVDVNGDHASPLFDWMKAEAPGLMGSKSIKWNFTKFLIDREGNVVKRYGSADAPKTIAKDIEKLL
- the dnaE gene encoding DNA polymerase III subunit alpha — protein: MPYKPFVPLRVLSAYSMLEGAIDPKAMAKLAKERGFPAIAIADRNGLYGAVMFANACKAEGIQPLTGTLLGIARDEEGRIVDYLPLYAQDEQGYDNLCHLVSRAHLDRPLEFEPHIRLEDLEGRTGGLIALTGASEGGVTRLLAEGQVTHAVAMLDKLQALFPGRLYIELARRGNEIEEGAEEALIDLAYDRDLPLVATNPANYAEPHMHKAHDAMLCIANSTHVDADERPRSNSESYVKTAHMMEEAFADLPEATANSLVIAQRCAYAPPYRDPILPSLAGDVEGEARMLEADARKGLSARLEPYGEMSAEDRKAYFDRLEYEVGIINQMGFPGYFLIVADFIKWAKDHDIPVGPGRGSGAGSVVAWALTITDLDPLKLGLLFERFLNPERVSMPDFDIDFCETRRGEVIRYVQQKYGHDHVAQIITFGKLKARAVLRDTGRILQMSYGHVDRICKMVPNHPTDPWTLPRSLNGSAEFKAEYDSDAEVKRLIDLAMQLEGFPRNSSTHAAGVVIGDRPLAQLVPLYRDPRSDMPVTQYDMKNVESSGLVKFDFLGLKTLSVLKKATDLLKQREIEIDLSLLELDDPSVYELMKSGNTVGVFQLESEGMRRTLTAVKPTNFGDIIALVSLYRPGPMDNIPLFGKRKAGEVPIEYPHEKLEGILAETYGIFVYQEQVMQAAQILAGYSLGDADLLRRAMGKKVQAEMDVQRERFVIGCKEVSGIEKAKANELFDLIDKFAGYGFNKSHAAAYALLAYQTAWMKAHYPEEFYAASMCFDMHQSEKLTIFVDDARRQGVAVHPPCLNNSEAEFSVEQTDTGYAVRYALAGIRNVGEKAMESLVEEREVSGKFESLQDLFERIPKGALNSRQLEALASAGALDALEPNRAKVFANADLLLAVADAAERERSSGQAGLFGGEEEQGETLRLKEVEDWPRAERMARERENFGFYFSAHPVAAWKEVASANGARTYASLMSGGAPTGGRSNAVMAAMVEKVNKGTTRRGKPFVRADFSDASGQFSAACFEETMVEKFLKWAEEQTCILLQVELDSPSPDEPPRITVRGGTPLAEVRGSMPMIMTVDVLDVEALEALKLELLEATGGQDEVLVTLRTGGDEDPVMRLGRKFALDGDLAERLASVPSLAKVQLDKRRGGAHLRLVS